The Papaver somniferum cultivar HN1 chromosome 3, ASM357369v1, whole genome shotgun sequence genome includes a region encoding these proteins:
- the LOC113360214 gene encoding wall-associated receptor kinase 1-like — protein sequence METKMFPPQLPLFLHIVIFYVVVSISSFSSSAEFMQAKPGCQSKCGNVTIPYPFGIGKECSMIGTELNGDAHITYSIICDHSYDPPKPFINATNYFEILSISDKEVRIRNSFIEFNGRTFKSPIEPDHLELKNSFNKSGLNYLDLSDTPFMVSYTGNKLYGVGCGLVALFTADVIGPKGVARKECQSSCESISRDGSCSGSGCCQTDVPRDLESIGVAVMGTGTKSTNNFNRFAILAETGKYAFDSEDLTLDATQISKKYEDKVIPVVLDWAIGYKTCGEAKANLTTYVCQQANSKCTDEVKNGGHRCICNDGYEGNPYLSPGCKEVNNCEDKNSNPCVEICTKTIEGYNCSCPIGTTGDGMKAGSGCTFQKEEKKEMHEKKEFPVLLVVLGFGLGMVFVSVVGVLLFLSMRKRMLKRLKEKFFEKNGGLLLREQLSSLDSGVEATKLFTSEELDMATNKYDESQVLGRGGHGTVYKGTMSDNRTVAIKKSNTVEQTQIEQFVNEVIILSQINHRNVVKLLGCCLETEVPLLVYEYVSCGTLYQHIHYKGAADTSPLTWEIRLRIAFETASAVAYLHSAASPPIIHRDIKSTNILLEENYTAKVSDFGASRLVPLDQTHVKTLVQGTLGYLDPDYYNTSQLTDKSDVYSFGVVLVELLTGKQPICFERPGEQVNLATYFTSLEEDINVLELIDAGVAKDGNLEQILAVTELARKCLKLKGEDRPSMQQIAADLQGLIRFEPSGWNHQPNPNVGMTNLPPEPVDVDLYSVPFSSTDGSSLATSMTNISMYIGR from the exons CATATCACATATAGTATCATATGCGATCATTCTTATGATCCTCCTAAACCTTTTATAAATGCAACTAATTATTTTGAAATTTTAAGTATATCAGATAAAGAAGTTCGCATCAGAAACTCCTTCATTGAGTTCAATGGTCGCACCTTCAAGAGTCCTATCGAGCCTGATCATCTTGAATTGAAGAATTCATTTAATAAAAGTGGGCTGAATTATCTCGACTTATCAGATACCCCATTTATGGTATCATATACAGGAAACAAGTTATATGGGGTTGGCTGTGGCTTAGTTGCTCTTTTCACCGCTGATGTCATAGGGCCAAAGGGTGTCGCAAGAAAGGAGTGTCAATCAAGCTGTGAGAGTATCAGCAGAGATGGATCTTGCAGTGGCAGTGGGTGCTGCCAGACAGACGTTCCAAGGGATCTGGAGTCAATTGGTGTGGCTGTGATGGGAACTGGTACCAAGAGCACAAACAATTTTAACAGGTTTGCCATACTGGCTGAGACAGGAAAGTATGCATTTGATTCCGAGGATCTTACTCTAGACGCCACACAAATATCTAAAAAATATGAGGATAAGGTCATACCGGTGGTGCTCGATTGGGCCATAGGATACAAGACTTGTGGAGAAGCAAAAGCTAATTTAACAACTTATGTATGCCAGCAGGCTAATAGTAAGTGTACTGACGAAGTAAAAAATGGTGGACACCGTTGCATTTGCAATGATGGTTACGAGGGAAATCCTTACCTCAGTCCTGGATGCAAAG AAGTGAATAACTGTGAGGATAAAAACAGCAATCCTTGCGTAGAAATTTGTACAAAAACAATTGAAGGTTACAACTGTTCTTGTCCAATCGGCACCACAGGGGATGGCATGAAAGCCGGCAGTGGCTGCACTTttcagaaagaagaaaaaaaagagatgcaTGAAAAAAAAGAATTTCCTGTATTATTGGTCGTGCTTG GTTTTGGATTGGGGATGGTTTTTGTGTCTGTTGTCGGGGTTTTATTATTCTTAAGCATGAGGAAGCGCATGCTAAAGAGACTTAAAGAGAAGTTCTTTGAGAAAAATGGGGGATTATTGTTGAGAGAACAGTTATCTTCCCTCGACAGTGGTGTAGAAGCGACAAAACTTTTTACATCTGAAGAATTAGACATGGCAACTAACAAATATGATGAGAGTCAAGTTCTGGGGCGAGGCGGCCATGGTACAGTTTACAAGGGAACTATGTCAGATAACCGTACAGTCGCCATTAAAAAGTCTAATACAGTTGAGCAAACCCAGATCGAGCAATTCGTAAATGAGGTAATTATTTTATCTCAAATTAATCACCGGAACGTGGTGAAGCTCTTAGGTTGCTGTTTAGAAACAGAAGTTCCCTTGCTTGTTTACGAGTACGTATCATGTGGTACCCTTTACCAACATATCCATTACAAGGGTGCTGCTGATACGTCCCCGTTGACCTGGGAAATTCGTTTGAGGATTGCCTTTGAAACTGCAAGTGCAGTTGCGTATCTGCATTCTGCAGCGTCTCCACCTATCATTCATAGGGATATAAAATCTACCAATATATTACTGGAAGAAAATTACACAGCAAAAGTTTCAGACTTTGGAGCGTCGAGGTTGGTTCCACTAGATCAAACTCATGTAAAAACACTAGTCCAAGGGACCTTAGGGTATTTGGATCCGGATTACTACAACACAAGTCAACTAACGGATAAAAGTGATGTTTATAGTTTTGGTGTAGTTCTTGTTGAACTCTTAACAGGTAAACAACCCATTTGTTTTGAAAGACCAGGAGAACAAGTAAATCTTGCAACATACTTTACTTCACTAGAAGAAGATATCAATGTTCTCGAGCTTATCGATGCTGGAGTTGCAAAAGATGGGAACCTGGAGCAAATCCTTGCTGTGACAGAGTTGGCGAGGAAATGTCTTAAATTAAAGGGTGAAGATAGGCCTAGCATGCAGCAAATAGCCGCAGATCTTCAAGGTTTGATAAGGTTTGAGCCTTCTGGATGGAATCATCAACCAAACCCCAACGTTGGAATGACAAACTTACCACCTGAGCCAGTGGATGTGGATCTGTATAGCGTACCATTTAGTTCCACTGATGGATCTAGCTTGGCGACAAGCATGACAAATATCTCCATGTATATTGGAAGATGA